A stretch of Gemmobacter fulvus DNA encodes these proteins:
- a CDS encoding LapA family protein, whose protein sequence is MLRYLRYLILLVLGLCLLTVALANRAPVLVKALPDDVAAVAGLSWQIEIPLFLAIFGGVAVGLLIGFVWEWIREHRHRAEASTQSAEARRLQRELAAMRDAKGVVQDDVLAILDRKAG, encoded by the coding sequence ATGCTGCGATATCTGCGTTATCTCATTCTGCTGGTTCTGGGGCTGTGCCTGCTGACCGTGGCGCTGGCCAACCGCGCGCCGGTGCTGGTCAAGGCGCTGCCCGATGATGTCGCCGCCGTGGCGGGCCTGTCCTGGCAAATCGAGATCCCGCTGTTCCTGGCGATTTTCGGCGGCGTGGCGGTGGGCCTGCTGATCGGCTTCGTCTGGGAATGGATCCGCGAACATCGCCACCGGGCCGAGGCCAGCACCCAATCCGCCGAAGCCCGCCGGTTGCAGCGCGAGCTGGCGGCGATGCGCGACGCCAAGGGCGTGGTGCAGGATGATGTTCTGGCCATCCTCGACCGGAAGGCAGGCTGA
- a CDS encoding phosphoribosylanthranilate isomerase encodes MSDIRVKICGLRTVADVAAVAAAGAAYAGFVFFAKSPRHLTIDSARELALAAPVGLAKVALTVDADDATLDAIVAAVPLDMLQLHGHENPDRVAELRSRYGLPVMKAVGVADEGDLAALFDYTLVADQILIDAKPPKDAVLPGGNGLSFDWRLVAQRRWLRPWMLAGGLTAANVAEAIRLTNARQVDVSSGVESAPGVKDAARIAAFVQAAR; translated from the coding sequence ATGTCCGATATCCGTGTGAAGATCTGCGGTCTGCGGACCGTGGCCGATGTTGCCGCCGTGGCTGCCGCCGGGGCGGCCTATGCGGGCTTTGTGTTCTTTGCCAAAAGCCCGCGCCACCTGACGATTGACAGCGCGCGCGAACTGGCGCTGGCGGCCCCGGTGGGGCTGGCGAAGGTGGCGCTGACGGTGGATGCCGATGACGCCACGCTGGATGCGATTGTCGCGGCGGTGCCGCTGGACATGCTGCAACTGCATGGCCACGAAAACCCCGACCGTGTGGCGGAACTCCGCAGCCGCTATGGCCTGCCGGTGATGAAGGCGGTGGGTGTGGCGGATGAGGGCGATCTGGCGGCGCTGTTTGATTACACGCTGGTCGCGGATCAGATCCTGATCGACGCGAAACCGCCCAAGGATGCCGTGCTGCCGGGCGGCAATGGCCTGTCATTCGACTGGCGGCTGGTGGCGCAGCGGCGCTGGTTGCGGCCCTGGATGCTGGCGGGGGGCCTGACTGCCGCAAACGTGGCCGAGGCGATCCGGCTGACCAATGCGCGGCAGGTCGATGTCTCGTCAGGGGTGGAATCGGCCCCGGGCGTCAAGGATGCGGCCCGTATCGCGGCTTTCGTGCAGGCGGCGCGTTAG
- a CDS encoding DUF4394 domain-containing protein — MTRLFAALLITTAAASPGLAQTALGLSGDKTLVMIDPATATVTGTVEAQDVTRLLGIDWRPGTSELIGVTDTQAIVSIDPATGATKMLSQMDTMLSIAEGAAVIVDVNPAADKLRVMSGTTNHRVDMASGAVTVDGAIAFDAADANIGKAPMIGAVAYTNSFGKPEKTAMFDIDTGMSALIQQTKPNDGVLATIGALGATLEGPIGFDVATTAEGVNTAWLAANGGLHTVDLVSGKITASWPLQGADAPLRDLTILPAM; from the coding sequence ATGACCCGCCTTTTCGCCGCTTTGCTGATCACCACCGCCGCCGCGTCGCCCGGCCTGGCGCAAACCGCGCTTGGCCTTTCGGGCGACAAGACGCTGGTGATGATTGATCCCGCCACAGCCACAGTGACCGGCACTGTCGAGGCACAGGACGTGACCCGCCTGCTCGGCATCGACTGGCGCCCCGGCACATCGGAGCTGATCGGCGTGACCGACACGCAGGCCATCGTCAGCATTGATCCCGCCACCGGCGCGACCAAGATGCTGAGCCAGATGGACACGATGCTGAGCATCGCCGAAGGTGCGGCTGTGATCGTTGATGTGAACCCCGCTGCCGACAAGCTGCGCGTCATGTCGGGCACCACCAACCACCGCGTCGATATGGCCAGCGGGGCCGTGACCGTCGATGGTGCGATTGCCTTTGACGCCGCCGATGCCAATATCGGCAAGGCGCCGATGATCGGGGCCGTGGCCTATACCAACAGCTTCGGCAAACCCGAAAAGACCGCGATGTTCGACATCGACACCGGTATGTCGGCGCTGATCCAGCAGACCAAACCGAATGACGGCGTGCTGGCCACCATCGGCGCACTGGGGGCCACGCTGGAGGGTCCGATCGGGTTTGATGTGGCCACCACGGCAGAGGGCGTGAACACCGCATGGCTGGCCGCCAATGGCGGGCTGCATACCGTCGATCTGGTCAGCGGCAAGATCACCGCCTCCTGGCCGCTTCAGGGGGCCGATGCCCCGCTGCGCGATCTGACCATTCTGCCCGCCATGTAA
- the trpB gene encoding tryptophan synthase subunit beta, with product MADDGINSFMTGPDEQGRFGMFGGRFVSETLMPLILDLEARYEFAKTDPEFWAEMDDLWKHYVGRPSPLYYAARLTEHLGGAKIYLKRDELNHTGAHKINNVLGQIILARRMGKTRIIAETGAGQHGVATATVCAKFGLKCVVYMGAHDVERQAPNVFRMRLLGAEVVPVTSGRGTLKDAMNDALRDWVTNVRDTFYCIGTVAGPHPYPAMVRDFQSIIGKEVRWQLAEQEGEGRLPDTVIAAIGGGSNAMGLFFPFLDDPSVRIIGVEAGGKGVDDRMQHCASLTGGRPGVLHGNRTYLLQDPDGQILEGFSISAGLDYPGIGPEHAWLHDTKRAEYVSITDVEALEAFQLSCKLEGIIPALEPSHALAHVMKIAPTLPKDHIIVMNMCGRGDKDIFTVAKHLGFDMKI from the coding sequence ATGGCCGATGACGGGATCAACAGCTTCATGACCGGGCCGGATGAACAGGGCCGCTTTGGCATGTTCGGCGGGCGCTTCGTGTCGGAAACCCTGATGCCGCTGATCCTTGATCTGGAAGCGCGGTATGAATTTGCCAAGACCGACCCGGAGTTCTGGGCCGAGATGGACGATCTGTGGAAGCACTATGTTGGCCGTCCGTCGCCGCTGTATTATGCAGCGCGGCTGACCGAGCATCTGGGTGGGGCCAAGATCTATCTCAAACGTGACGAGCTGAACCACACCGGCGCGCACAAGATCAACAATGTGCTGGGCCAGATCATTCTGGCGCGGCGCATGGGCAAGACCCGGATCATCGCCGAAACCGGCGCGGGCCAGCATGGCGTGGCGACGGCGACGGTCTGTGCCAAGTTCGGGCTGAAATGCGTGGTCTACATGGGCGCGCATGATGTGGAGCGGCAGGCCCCGAACGTATTCCGCATGCGCCTGCTGGGCGCCGAAGTGGTGCCGGTGACCAGCGGCCGCGGCACGTTGAAAGACGCGATGAACGATGCGCTGCGCGATTGGGTCACGAATGTGCGCGACACTTTCTATTGCATCGGCACGGTGGCGGGGCCGCATCCCTATCCGGCGATGGTGCGCGATTTCCAGTCGATCATCGGCAAGGAAGTGCGCTGGCAACTGGCCGAGCAGGAGGGCGAGGGGCGTCTGCCCGATACCGTGATCGCGGCCATCGGCGGCGGCTCCAATGCCATGGGCCTGTTCTTCCCCTTCCTCGATGATCCTTCGGTGCGCATCATCGGCGTCGAGGCCGGCGGCAAGGGCGTGGATGACCGGATGCAGCATTGCGCCAGCCTGACCGGCGGTCGCCCCGGCGTGCTGCATGGCAACCGCACCTACCTGCTGCAAGACCCGGATGGGCAGATCCTCGAGGGCTTTTCGATCTCGGCGGGTCTCGATTACCCCGGCATCGGGCCGGAACATGCCTGGCTGCACGATACCAAGCGCGCCGAATATGTCTCGATCACCGATGTCGAGGCGCTGGAGGCGTTCCAGCTGTCCTGCAAGCTGGAGGGGATCATTCCGGCGCTGGAGCCGTCACACGCCTTGGCGCATGTGATGAAGATCGCGCCGACCCTGCCGAAAGACCATATCATCGTGATGAACATGTGTGGCCGGGGCGACAAGGACATCTTCACCGTCGCCAAACACCTTGGCTTTGACATGAAGATCTGA
- a CDS encoding helix-turn-helix transcriptional regulator: protein MTGPTPARFRRFLTRGSVGIGLLLAVQGLCAAVFILDILSSLIGFRAAPISWQLREIVELGAALGLLTGLGLGAYALRHALAERNMAEARLRRASGAFAEILNERFCEWGLTPAERDVALFAIKGLSTAEIAALRETSEGTVKAQTNAIYRKASVTGRPQLLSLFIEELMRDDGPLHSTPAEAAKPRAVPRSDAA from the coding sequence ATGACGGGGCCGACCCCGGCACGGTTTCGCCGGTTTCTGACGCGCGGATCGGTCGGTATCGGGCTGCTGTTGGCGGTGCAGGGCCTCTGCGCCGCCGTGTTCATCCTCGATATCCTGTCCTCGCTGATCGGGTTCCGCGCCGCGCCGATCAGCTGGCAATTGCGCGAGATCGTCGAACTGGGCGCGGCTTTGGGCCTGCTGACCGGCCTCGGGCTGGGGGCCTATGCGCTGCGTCATGCGCTGGCCGAGCGCAACATGGCCGAAGCGCGGCTGCGCCGGGCCTCGGGGGCCTTTGCCGAGATCCTGAACGAGCGGTTCTGCGAATGGGGCCTGACCCCGGCCGAGCGCGACGTGGCGCTGTTTGCGATCAAGGGCCTGTCCACCGCCGAAATCGCCGCTTTGCGCGAAACCTCGGAAGGCACGGTCAAGGCGCAGACCAATGCGATCTACCGCAAGGCCAGCGTGACGGGGCGGCCGCAACTGCTCAGCCTGTTCATCGAGGAATTGATGCGCGACGATGGCCCGCTGCACAGCACCCCCGCCGAAGCGGCGAAGCCCCGCGCCGTGCCTCGCTCGGATGCGGCCTAG
- a CDS encoding DUF2237 family protein, which yields MAEKDPSVNVLGQPLETCSTAPVTGFWRNGCCDTGDADAGRHTVCAVMTDEFLAMSKYLGNDLSTPRPEYGFKGLKAGDRWCLCAGRFLQAHEEGAAPQVNLAATHIRTLDVVPMSVLRLYAEA from the coding sequence ATGGCTGAGAAAGACCCGTCCGTCAATGTCCTGGGGCAACCGCTGGAAACCTGCTCCACCGCGCCGGTGACCGGGTTCTGGCGCAATGGCTGCTGCGATACCGGCGATGCGGATGCCGGGCGGCATACGGTCTGTGCGGTGATGACGGATGAATTTCTGGCGATGTCGAAATATCTGGGCAATGACCTGTCGACGCCGCGCCCGGAATACGGTTTCAAGGGGCTGAAGGCGGGGGATCGTTGGTGCCTCTGCGCGGGCCGCTTCCTGCAGGCGCATGAGGAAGGGGCTGCGCCGCAGGTCAATCTGGCCGCCACCCATATCCGCACGCTGGATGTGGTTCCGATGAGCGTACTTCGGCTATACGCCGAAGCCTAG
- a CDS encoding serine hydrolase domain-containing protein translates to MRRIIKALGIIVLILAALAVWKRDDLARLHAVLTLFDTGRIVQNFSHMDAAFLSVPVPKGDAAPLPLPAGTPFALPPEAQDWVAQRSVTALVLVKDGQLRHESYYLGTGPLDRRISWSVAKSFLSALMGTLVADGTLDLDRPVEAYAPALAGSAYAGATVRQVANMTAGVEFDEDYLKFSSDINKMGRVLGLGGSMDAFTAGITARRAPPGDSWQYVSIDTHVLGMVIAGATGQPLADLLATRIVQPLGLEEEPYYLTDGLGQPFVLGGLNLITRDYARMGLLFLNNGAVQGRQIVPADWVAQSTVPQAVTPPGAMGYGYQWWIPQGAAPGEFLAQGVYGQFIYVNRAAGVVIAANGADKGFTAAGVEAQNIAMFRTLTAALEAADG, encoded by the coding sequence ATGCGCCGCATCATCAAAGCCCTTGGGATCATTGTCCTGATCCTTGCCGCCCTTGCCGTCTGGAAACGTGACGATCTGGCACGGCTGCACGCCGTGCTGACCCTGTTTGACACCGGGCGCATCGTGCAGAATTTCAGCCATATGGATGCGGCCTTCCTGTCGGTGCCGGTGCCCAAGGGCGATGCCGCCCCCCTGCCCCTGCCTGCGGGCACACCCTTCGCGCTGCCGCCCGAAGCACAGGATTGGGTGGCGCAGCGGTCGGTCACGGCGCTGGTTCTCGTCAAGGACGGGCAATTGCGGCATGAAAGCTATTACCTCGGCACAGGCCCGCTGGACCGGCGGATCAGTTGGTCGGTGGCGAAAAGCTTTCTGTCGGCGCTGATGGGCACGCTGGTTGCGGATGGCACCCTTGATCTGGACCGCCCGGTCGAGGCCTATGCGCCGGCTCTCGCCGGGTCTGCCTATGCCGGGGCCACGGTGCGGCAGGTGGCCAATATGACCGCAGGTGTGGAATTCGACGAGGATTATCTGAAATTTTCGTCCGACATCAACAAGATGGGCCGGGTTCTGGGCCTTGGCGGCTCGATGGATGCCTTTACGGCGGGCATTACCGCACGGCGGGCGCCCCCCGGCGACAGCTGGCAATATGTGTCGATCGACACCCATGTTCTGGGCATGGTGATCGCTGGCGCCACCGGGCAACCGCTGGCCGATCTGCTGGCCACGCGGATCGTGCAGCCGCTGGGGCTGGAGGAGGAACCCTATTATCTGACCGATGGCCTTGGCCAACCTTTCGTGCTGGGCGGGCTCAATCTGATCACGCGCGATTATGCCCGCATGGGCCTGCTGTTCCTGAACAATGGCGCGGTGCAAGGGCGGCAGATCGTGCCCGCCGATTGGGTGGCGCAATCCACCGTGCCGCAGGCCGTCACCCCGCCGGGCGCGATGGGCTATGGCTATCAATGGTGGATCCCGCAGGGGGCCGCGCCGGGCGAGTTTCTGGCGCAGGGCGTCTATGGCCAGTTCATCTATGTCAATCGCGCGGCGGGGGTTGTGATTGCCGCGAATGGCGCCGACAAGGGCTTTACCGCAGCGGGAGTCGAGGCGCAGAATATCGCCATGTTCCGCACCCTGACCGCAGCACTGGAGGCCGCAGATGGCTGA
- the pth gene encoding aminoacyl-tRNA hydrolase, whose amino-acid sequence MKLWTGLGNPGAKYAGNRHNIGFMALDRIAADHGFSPWKRGFQGLFCEGRLGADKVILLKPETFMNLSGQAVGEALRFYKLTPADLVVFHDELDLAPGKARVKQGGGHAGHNGLRSIHAHVGEAYGRVRLGIGHPGHKDAVAGYVLHDFAKSEQDWLEDLLRGISDGAAALADGDGARFLNAVALRTAPPRSSTGTERPGPRAKPDPATAKPAAPDATEASPDPRSALQKLADRFR is encoded by the coding sequence ATGAAGCTGTGGACAGGATTGGGCAATCCGGGTGCGAAATATGCGGGCAACCGACATAACATCGGTTTCATGGCACTGGACCGCATCGCGGCGGACCATGGGTTCAGCCCGTGGAAGCGCGGCTTTCAGGGGCTGTTCTGCGAAGGGCGGCTGGGGGCCGACAAGGTGATCCTGCTGAAGCCCGAAACCTTCATGAACTTGTCGGGGCAGGCCGTGGGCGAGGCGCTGCGCTTCTACAAGCTGACGCCCGCCGATCTGGTGGTATTCCATGACGAGCTGGATCTGGCCCCGGGCAAGGCCCGCGTCAAACAGGGCGGCGGCCATGCCGGGCATAACGGCCTGCGCTCCATCCATGCGCATGTCGGCGAGGCCTATGGCCGCGTGCGGCTGGGCATAGGTCATCCGGGGCACAAGGATGCGGTCGCGGGTTATGTGCTGCATGATTTTGCCAAGTCCGAACAGGACTGGCTGGAGGATCTGCTGCGCGGCATTTCCGACGGCGCGGCGGCGCTGGCCGATGGCGATGGCGCGCGTTTCCTGAATGCGGTGGCGCTGCGCACCGCGCCGCCCCGGTCCTCCACCGGCACCGAACGGCCCGGACCACGCGCCAAACCTGACCCGGCCACCGCCAAACCGGCAGCCCCGGACGCAACGGAAGCGTCACCCGACCCGCGCTCGGCGTTGCAAAAGCTGGCAGACCGCTTCCGCTAG
- a CDS encoding antibiotic biosynthesis monooxygenase family protein gives MYLTMNRFKVKPGQEAAFEAIWRSRDSYLPQVPGFVSFHLMKGASSHSHTLYASHTLWQSAADFTAWTKSEAFRAAHRGAGSHGDIYAGHPELELFASVQEITA, from the coding sequence ATGTACCTCACCATGAACCGTTTCAAGGTCAAGCCGGGGCAAGAGGCGGCGTTCGAGGCGATCTGGCGCAGCCGCGACAGCTATCTGCCGCAGGTGCCGGGCTTTGTGTCCTTTCACCTGATGAAAGGGGCCAGCAGCCACAGCCACACGCTCTATGCCTCGCATACGCTGTGGCAGAGTGCGGCGGATTTCACCGCCTGGACCAAATCCGAGGCGTTTCGCGCCGCCCATCGCGGGGCGGGCAGCCATGGCGACATCTATGCCGGGCACCCGGAGCTGGAGTTGTTCGCCTCGGTCCAGGAGATCACCGCCTGA
- a CDS encoding glycosyltransferase family 2 protein — protein sequence MKATVVCSMRNEGPFLVEWVCWYRMLGFTDLVIVTNDCTDHSPELLDHLARAGWVHHLRSDVVPGEKVVAAKLKQARRHPAVRRADWVLVCDVDEFLVIHRGAGKLADLLAPHLAESGPDMLAMAINWRVFGTSGIAEWQDGLTHRQFRRAGPTRNWISRWIKVLHRAPLAFGALGEHGPKRLSADKAAPPLRFVNSEGVTVPDWSPEGPYLRMLPADLTTHEVAQMNHYMLRSEESWGLKQGTPSAVQGADRYNDSYYRSTNRNELRDLSALRHEAAFDLIHAEAMALPGVRRLHHLCCADYAARLCDKAGRAVETDARWRWHMAQAGEA from the coding sequence GTGAAGGCGACGGTTGTCTGTTCGATGCGCAATGAAGGGCCGTTCCTTGTGGAATGGGTCTGCTGGTATCGGATGCTGGGCTTCACCGATCTGGTCATCGTCACCAATGATTGCACCGATCATTCGCCCGAGTTGCTGGACCATCTGGCGCGGGCGGGATGGGTGCATCACCTGCGCTCGGATGTGGTGCCGGGCGAAAAGGTGGTGGCGGCCAAGCTGAAACAGGCGCGTCGCCATCCGGCGGTGCGGCGGGCCGATTGGGTGCTGGTCTGTGATGTCGACGAATTTCTGGTGATCCATCGCGGCGCGGGCAAGCTGGCGGATCTGCTGGCCCCGCATCTGGCCGAGAGCGGGCCTGACATGCTGGCCATGGCGATCAACTGGCGCGTGTTCGGCACCTCGGGCATTGCAGAGTGGCAGGACGGGTTGACGCATCGGCAGTTTCGCCGCGCTGGGCCGACGCGCAACTGGATCTCGCGCTGGATCAAGGTCTTGCACCGGGCACCGCTGGCCTTCGGGGCCTTGGGCGAACATGGGCCGAAGCGGCTGTCCGCGGACAAGGCCGCGCCGCCCCTGCGGTTTGTGAACAGCGAAGGGGTGACGGTGCCCGACTGGTCGCCCGAAGGGCCTTATCTGCGCATGCTTCCCGCCGATCTGACCACGCATGAGGTGGCGCAGATGAACCATTACATGCTGCGGTCCGAAGAAAGCTGGGGCCTGAAACAGGGAACACCCTCGGCGGTACAGGGGGCGGATCGGTATAATGACAGCTATTACCGTTCGACCAACCGCAATGAGCTGCGGGATCTGTCGGCGCTGCGCCATGAGGCGGCGTTTGATCTGATCCATGCCGAAGCCATGGCCTTGCCCGGCGTGCGCCGCCTGCATCATCTGTGCTGCGCCGATTATGCGGCGCGGCTGTGCGACAAGGCCGGGCGCGCCGTGGAGACGGATGCGCGTTGGCGCTGGCACATGGCGCAGGCGGGCGAGGCCTGA
- a CDS encoding chromate transporter: MRQKHAHPSLAEATNLPHIAALSFGGPVGQIAVMHRILVEEKKWIGDARFLHALNF; this comes from the coding sequence ATGCGCCAGAAGCACGCCCACCCCAGTCTGGCCGAAGCCACCAATCTGCCCCACATTGCCGCGCTCAGCTTTGGCGGCCCTGTGGGGCAGATTGCGGTGATGCACCGCATTCTGGTGGAGGAAAAGAAATGGATCGGTGATGCACGGTTCCTGCACGCGCTGAACTTCTGA
- a CDS encoding MarR family winged helix-turn-helix transcriptional regulator: MILQQKHTALLQEAERRGATGIAPLRLCLQMLSLATAIDDDCAARLAPFGLSEGKFVMLFLLQGQAEGLSPHELAERAGVSRATVTGLLDGLERDGFLARQGGLADRRKIRVLLSAKGAAMAQDLFARHTTWISTLFSGLSETEQQTLTGLLARVWRNTDAGKAAS; the protein is encoded by the coding sequence ATGATACTCCAGCAAAAACATACCGCCCTGTTGCAAGAGGCAGAGCGCCGTGGCGCGACCGGGATCGCGCCGTTGCGGCTGTGCCTTCAGATGCTGTCGCTGGCGACGGCGATAGATGACGATTGCGCCGCCCGGCTTGCGCCCTTCGGTCTGTCAGAAGGCAAGTTCGTGATGTTGTTTCTGTTGCAGGGGCAGGCCGAAGGGCTGTCTCCGCATGAATTGGCCGAACGGGCGGGCGTAAGCCGCGCTACCGTGACCGGGCTGCTCGACGGGCTGGAGCGGGACGGCTTTCTGGCCCGGCAAGGCGGGCTGGCTGATCGCCGCAAGATCCGGGTGCTGCTGTCTGCCAAAGGGGCGGCCATGGCGCAGGATCTGTTCGCGCGGCACACCACATGGATTTCGACGCTGTTTTCCGGCCTGTCCGAAACCGAACAGCAAACCCTGACCGGCCTTCTGGCCCGTGTCTGGCGCAACACCGATGCCGGCAAGGCCGCATCCTGA
- a CDS encoding DUF6616 family protein, translating into MPHYLTELYSPKPAWLALSLAERQSYFASIAEGMGALSALGVEPIAFGETEPSIHPAPQQFFSVWRLPDAEAQAALLSGIAATGWHDYFDTVNAAGKGVDFPAHLTQLTGV; encoded by the coding sequence ATGCCCCATTACCTGACCGAGCTTTACAGCCCGAAACCCGCATGGCTGGCGCTGAGCCTGGCAGAGCGCCAAAGCTATTTCGCCAGCATCGCCGAAGGCATGGGGGCGCTGTCGGCCCTGGGTGTGGAACCCATCGCATTTGGCGAAACCGAGCCATCCATCCATCCCGCGCCGCAACAGTTCTTTTCGGTCTGGCGTCTGCCCGATGCCGAGGCGCAGGCGGCGCTGCTGTCGGGCATCGCCGCAACCGGCTGGCATGACTATTTCGACACGGTGAATGCGGCGGGCAAGGGCGTCGATTTTCCCGCACACCTGACCCAGCTTACCGGGGTCTGA
- a CDS encoding 50S ribosomal protein L25/general stress protein Ctc, whose translation MAREIPDLQAVVRTGTGKGAARQARREGYVPGIVYGDGKEPQPINLGYNMLLKRLKAGRFLSTLINLKVEGQPDVHVVCRGVQRDVVKDLPTHIDFMRLHDDSRINLFIHVTFINHEASPGLKRGGTLTVVRPEVELEVLASDIPSEIVVDLTGKTFGDVIHISDVVLPKGAKPTIERNFVIANVTAPTGLVAGEDE comes from the coding sequence ATGGCACGCGAGATCCCGGATCTTCAGGCTGTGGTGCGGACGGGGACAGGCAAGGGGGCCGCTCGTCAAGCTCGTCGTGAGGGCTACGTACCCGGCATCGTTTATGGCGACGGCAAAGAGCCGCAGCCGATCAACCTTGGCTACAACATGCTGCTGAAGCGCCTGAAAGCAGGCCGCTTCCTGTCGACGCTGATCAACCTCAAGGTTGAAGGCCAGCCCGACGTGCATGTGGTCTGCCGTGGCGTCCAGCGCGACGTCGTGAAAGACCTGCCGACGCATATCGACTTCATGCGCCTGCACGATGACAGCCGCATCAACCTGTTCATCCACGTCACCTTCATCAACCACGAAGCAAGCCCCGGCCTGAAGCGTGGCGGCACGCTGACCGTGGTGCGCCCGGAAGTGGAGCTGGAAGTTCTGGCCTCCGACATCCCGAGCGAAATCGTGGTTGACCTGACCGGCAAGACCTTCGGCGACGTGATCCACATCAGCGACGTGGTTCTGCCGAAAGGCGCAAAGCCGACCATCGAGCGCAACTTCGTGATCGCCAATGTGACCGCCCCGACGGGTCTGGTTGCAGGCGAAGACGAGTAA
- a CDS encoding Rrf2 family transcriptional regulator yields MKRNSKLSLALHALGHMALRPQVAQTSEQIAAHHATHAVVVRRVFGLLRSAGLLTSEKGHHGGWRLARPAEAITVADIYRALDEPFLNAAPLSPAPHGTCAIEAAMADVVSAAMVEAEAVILRHFAARNLADLAQAMGQARAISSFPQGDSPL; encoded by the coding sequence ATGAAACGCAATAGCAAGCTGTCCCTTGCCCTGCATGCGCTGGGGCATATGGCGCTGAGGCCGCAGGTGGCGCAGACCTCTGAGCAGATTGCCGCACATCATGCGACCCATGCGGTTGTGGTGCGGCGGGTGTTCGGCCTGCTGCGCAGCGCCGGGCTGCTGACATCGGAAAAGGGCCATCACGGCGGCTGGCGGCTGGCCCGCCCGGCCGAAGCGATCACCGTGGCCGATATCTACCGCGCGCTGGATGAGCCGTTTCTGAACGCAGCCCCTCTGTCCCCCGCACCGCATGGCACCTGCGCCATCGAAGCGGCCATGGCCGATGTCGTCTCGGCGGCGATGGTCGAGGCCGAAGCGGTGATCCTGCGGCACTTCGCGGCGCGCAATCTGGCCGATCTGGCACAGGCGATGGGACAGGCGCGCGCGATTTCCTCTTTCCCCCAAGGCGATTCCCCGCTATAG
- a CDS encoding NAD(P)/FAD-dependent oxidoreductase, protein MAQNIPRTTDDTPKPTELLDVAVVGGSFAGLTAALYLARGRKRLAVIDAGETRNRAASSAHGFLGQDGRPPAEIRAAGLRDLLAYPEAVLIPGHVTTIHGGPDDFTLTLADGGTLRARRVILAHGMRDILPDLPGLAQIWGQTAFQCPYCHGYELAGQPTGLLMSGAKVVEHAQFLTDWAPGLTVFDPDANAEDMASLAAAGIPVIQSPVQRIEAEGARLRALHLADGRRIPLAVLYMVSRAEPASDLPQQLGCKMETGPQGPYIATDMMKATSVPGVFAAGDLARPVFGAVFAAADGAMAGVACQRSLGLSAT, encoded by the coding sequence ATGGCACAGAACATCCCCCGAACGACAGATGACACCCCGAAACCCACCGAATTGCTGGATGTGGCGGTGGTGGGCGGCAGTTTTGCCGGGCTGACCGCCGCGCTCTATCTTGCGCGGGGGCGCAAGCGCCTGGCGGTGATCGACGCGGGCGAGACCCGCAACCGCGCCGCCAGCAGCGCGCATGGCTTTCTGGGGCAGGATGGCCGCCCGCCTGCCGAGATCCGCGCCGCCGGGCTGCGTGATCTGCTGGCCTACCCCGAGGCGGTGCTGATCCCTGGCCATGTGACAACGATCCACGGTGGCCCCGACGATTTTACCCTGACGCTGGCAGACGGGGGCACGCTGCGGGCGCGCCGGGTGATCCTTGCCCATGGGATGCGGGACATCCTGCCCGATCTGCCGGGGCTGGCACAGATCTGGGGTCAGACCGCCTTTCAATGCCCCTATTGCCATGGCTATGAACTGGCGGGGCAGCCGACAGGCTTGCTGATGTCAGGCGCCAAAGTCGTGGAACACGCCCAGTTCCTGACCGATTGGGCCCCCGGCCTGACCGTGTTTGATCCCGATGCCAACGCCGAAGACATGGCCTCGCTTGCGGCGGCGGGCATCCCGGTGATCCAAAGCCCGGTGCAGCGGATCGAGGCCGAGGGTGCCCGGCTGCGCGCGCTGCATCTGGCGGATGGGCGGCGCATCCCGCTTGCGGTGCTGTATATGGTCAGCCGCGCCGAACCGGCGAGCGATCTGCCGCAGCAGCTTGGCTGCAAGATGGAGACCGGACCGCAAGGCCCCTATATCGCCACGGACATGATGAAGGCGACATCGGTGCCCGGCGTCTTTGCCGCAGGCGATCTTGCGCGCCCGGTGTTCGGCGCGGTGTTTGCGGCGGCAGATGGCGCGATGGCCGGGGTGGCGTGTCAGCGCAGTCTGGGACTCTCTGCGACATGA